The following coding sequences lie in one Futiania mangrovi genomic window:
- a CDS encoding ABC transporter ATP-binding protein: MRAPDASAPPAEPVLSCRGIERSFGGLKALKGVDVDVFKGEIFGLVGPNGSGKTTMVNVMTGFYPAEAGHVRLLGEDVTNLAPHAIAGRGVARTFQNLALFKGMSVLDNILVGRHTHMKPSALATLFYWVWAQREELAHRRIVEEIIDFMQLQDIRDEPVDVIPMGLQKRVELARALVAEPSFLILDEPMAGMNQEEKEYIARFILDARDERGVTILLIEHHMDVVTAICDRVAVLSYGEIIAQGEPRSAIADPKVVKAYLGERAARRHAGVTA, encoded by the coding sequence GGCGGCCTGAAGGCGCTGAAGGGCGTCGACGTCGACGTCTTCAAGGGCGAGATCTTCGGCCTCGTCGGTCCGAACGGGTCGGGCAAGACCACGATGGTAAACGTCATGACCGGTTTCTACCCGGCCGAGGCGGGCCATGTGCGGCTTCTGGGCGAGGATGTGACCAATCTCGCGCCGCACGCGATCGCGGGCCGCGGCGTCGCGCGCACCTTCCAGAACCTCGCTCTCTTCAAGGGCATGAGCGTGCTCGACAACATCCTCGTCGGGCGCCACACCCACATGAAGCCGAGCGCGCTGGCCACGCTCTTCTACTGGGTCTGGGCGCAGCGCGAGGAACTTGCCCATCGCCGCATCGTCGAGGAAATCATCGACTTCATGCAGTTGCAGGACATCCGCGACGAGCCGGTGGACGTCATCCCTATGGGTCTGCAGAAGCGCGTCGAGCTGGCCCGCGCGCTGGTCGCCGAGCCGTCCTTCCTGATCCTCGACGAGCCGATGGCCGGCATGAACCAGGAGGAGAAGGAGTACATCGCGCGCTTCATCCTCGACGCGCGCGACGAACGCGGCGTGACCATCCTGCTGATCGAGCACCACATGGACGTCGTCACCGCGATCTGTGACCGCGTCGCCGTGCTGAGCTATGGCGAGATCATCGCGCAGGGCGAACCGCGCAGCGCCATCGCCGACCCCAAGGTGGTCAAGGCCTATCTCGGCGAACGTGCCGCGCGGCGGCATGCGGGGGTGACGGCATGA
- a CDS encoding AMP-dependent synthetase/ligase: MNAPVSATSLIRAWPVTSDGGPATLVAGVACNAAEAGKRTGFRERDYGIWREWTWSQILDEVLALAAGFEELGLKPGAALTVVGDNRVSIYLAMLAANALRAYPSPVFSDVPVQQFSAYMRHGAPDIAVAEDQEQVDKLLEVREQTGRPSIIVYDDKRGLGAYEAPGIHALEEVAARGRARLRAEPGLAADLVNRARPEDPAVLLYSSGTTGLPKGVPLTHRNVVSGIANARKGGYFKENEILFAYLPTAWVGDFVFSLGAGVLLRATINIPERQETALHDLREVAPTFYLAAPRAWDNMLTRVQVGIADSTPLKRRLFDFFMPRAIAMERKRLAGQSLSLLERLIDAFGRVTIYGPIKDFLGLTRAERAFTGGEAMGEDTFLFFRALGIRLKQFYGQTETCALSAAQTEGNVRLHTVGRAMPGVEVKVDGNGEILIRSESVFGGYADNPDATADALSDGWLRTGDAGYMEDDGNLVVLGRVSELVETKDGERYIPNFIENRIKFSSYIRNVCVLGAGRADLTAIVCIDDEATGHWAEVRSLSYTSYADLSQRPEVYELVKGVIRHVNETQPEALKIRRFVNLHKDFDADDGEITRTRKLRRNVIEEHYGKLVDALYDGSERVTFEAKITYDDGTTGVLTRELRIHEVGG, encoded by the coding sequence ATGAACGCGCCCGTGTCCGCGACGTCGCTCATCCGCGCCTGGCCCGTCACCTCCGATGGCGGTCCTGCGACGCTTGTCGCGGGGGTCGCCTGCAACGCGGCGGAGGCCGGCAAGCGCACGGGCTTCCGGGAGCGCGACTACGGCATCTGGCGGGAGTGGACGTGGTCGCAGATCCTCGACGAGGTGCTGGCGCTGGCCGCCGGGTTCGAGGAGCTGGGCCTGAAGCCCGGCGCGGCGCTAACTGTGGTTGGCGACAACCGCGTCTCGATCTACCTGGCGATGCTGGCTGCGAACGCGCTCCGGGCCTATCCCTCGCCGGTCTTTTCCGACGTGCCGGTGCAGCAGTTCTCCGCCTACATGCGCCACGGCGCGCCCGACATCGCGGTCGCCGAGGATCAGGAGCAGGTCGACAAGCTGCTTGAGGTGCGCGAGCAGACCGGGCGGCCCTCGATCATCGTCTATGACGACAAGCGCGGCCTCGGCGCCTATGAGGCGCCGGGCATCCACGCGCTGGAGGAGGTGGCAGCCCGTGGCCGCGCGCGCCTGCGGGCGGAGCCGGGCCTCGCTGCCGACCTGGTGAACCGCGCACGGCCCGAAGATCCGGCGGTGCTTCTCTACTCCTCGGGAACCACCGGTCTGCCCAAGGGCGTGCCGCTCACGCACCGCAATGTGGTGAGCGGCATCGCGAACGCGCGCAAGGGCGGATACTTCAAGGAAAACGAGATCCTGTTCGCCTATCTGCCGACCGCCTGGGTGGGCGATTTCGTCTTCTCGCTGGGCGCGGGCGTACTCCTGCGCGCCACGATCAACATCCCCGAACGGCAGGAAACCGCGCTGCACGACCTGCGCGAGGTGGCGCCGACCTTCTACCTCGCCGCGCCGCGGGCCTGGGACAATATGCTGACGCGCGTGCAGGTGGGCATTGCCGATTCCACGCCGCTGAAGCGCCGGCTGTTCGACTTCTTCATGCCGCGCGCGATCGCGATGGAGCGCAAGCGGCTTGCGGGGCAATCCCTCTCCCTGCTGGAGCGGCTGATCGACGCCTTCGGTCGCGTGACGATCTATGGACCCATCAAGGATTTCCTCGGGCTTACGCGCGCCGAGCGTGCCTTCACCGGCGGCGAGGCGATGGGCGAGGACACCTTCCTGTTCTTCCGCGCGCTCGGCATCCGTCTGAAGCAGTTCTATGGCCAGACCGAAACCTGCGCGCTCTCGGCCGCCCAGACCGAGGGCAACGTCAGGCTGCACACGGTCGGACGCGCCATGCCCGGCGTCGAGGTGAAGGTCGACGGGAACGGCGAGATCCTGATTCGCTCGGAGTCGGTGTTCGGGGGTTATGCCGACAATCCGGACGCCACGGCGGACGCGCTGAGCGACGGCTGGCTGCGCACGGGCGACGCCGGCTACATGGAAGACGACGGCAATCTCGTCGTGCTCGGCCGCGTGAGCGAGCTGGTCGAGACTAAAGACGGCGAGCGCTACATCCCGAACTTCATCGAGAACCGGATCAAGTTCAGCTCCTACATCCGCAATGTCTGCGTGCTGGGCGCGGGGCGCGCCGACCTCACCGCCATCGTCTGCATCGACGATGAGGCGACCGGCCATTGGGCGGAGGTGCGCTCGCTCTCCTACACCTCCTATGCCGACCTGTCGCAGCGGCCGGAGGTCTATGAGCTGGTCAAGGGCGTGATCCGGCACGTCAACGAGACCCAGCCGGAGGCGCTGAAAATCCGCCGCTTCGTCAACCTGCACAAGGACTTCGACGCCGACGACGGCGAGATCACGC